Proteins from one Chitinophaga oryzae genomic window:
- a CDS encoding efflux RND transporter permease subunit, which yields MNLIRFALRKPITIMVLVAGLFFFGIKAVTTIKIDIFPKLDMPVIYLSHPFGGYTSTQMESFFGKQYINILLFVNGVKSVETKNIQGLTLIKINFYPGTNMAQAAAEVSAFSNRIQAIFPPGSNPPFIIRFDASTLPVGQLVLSSDKRGNNELLDLANVYVRSSFTSIPGLVGSTPFGGNMRTVVIKADPELLRSHNMTPDQLVEALRLNNQTAPSGNVRIGDKNYLTPANTTIKTIRDFEDIPLFKSGVQNLYLRDVATVEDGADVSTSYALINGKRSVYVSIAKAADASTWEVVQNLKKALPKIQAQLPEDVKLSYEFDQSTYVINSVKSLLSEGAIGAILTGLMVLLFLGDARGALIVILTIPASIISGILFLSLFGQTINIMTLSGLALAIGILVDESTVTIENIHQHLDLGKPKSLAIWDACKEIAFPKLLILFCILAVFAPAFTMGGIPGSLFLPLALAIGFSMVVSYFLAQTFVPVMANWIMKSKHHHKKDGAVMTDAEEFAAAGLSSHDEGNTWEQKKALVEREDSNRDGKVSRFEKIRQRYLRFIDRMMPYRKVIVTAYLVISALIVAFQMNIIGRDVLPKVNSGQFQVRLRQPDGTRIEQTEKKTIAVINAVNDIVGKENVSITSAFVGTHPQLFSTAPIFLWMAGPQESVLQVALKEDYHVNLDELKDKIRDRVKQIDPVMKLSFEPIELTDKILSQGSPTPIEVRFSGRNKKLNLEYAMKMIDKLKQIPYLRDVQLGQSVNYPALNINIDRVRAAQLGVDVGDISRSLIASTSSSRLTEKNIWVDEKAGISYNVQVQIPESKLASQNDIGEIPLLKNSSRPILSDVATITPESTYGENDNLGAMPMLTVTANLNNTDLGTASKDVQKAIDSFGELPRGLNVDLIGLSSTLIDTLGSLQSGLLVAVVVIFLMLAANFQSFKVSAIVLATVPAVLLGSLSLLMMTGSTLNLQSYMGMIMSVGVSISNAVLLITNAEQIRKTNGNALVSAKEAAALRMRPIAMTALAMVVGMIPMASGLGEAGDQSSPLGRAVIGGLVASTFAALFILPLVFAWGQGKATTQSVSLDPEDEESKHYIPMKG from the coding sequence ATGAACCTGATTCGTTTCGCACTTCGTAAACCAATCACCATCATGGTGCTGGTTGCCGGCTTATTCTTCTTCGGTATCAAAGCGGTCACCACGATCAAAATTGATATCTTCCCGAAGCTGGACATGCCGGTGATCTATCTTTCACACCCATTTGGCGGATACACCTCCACCCAGATGGAATCCTTTTTCGGTAAACAATATATCAATATCCTCCTGTTCGTGAACGGGGTGAAAAGTGTGGAAACAAAGAACATTCAGGGGTTGACACTGATCAAAATCAACTTCTATCCCGGTACCAATATGGCGCAGGCGGCCGCGGAAGTGAGCGCCTTCTCCAACCGTATCCAGGCCATCTTTCCACCCGGGTCCAACCCGCCTTTTATTATCCGTTTCGACGCCTCCACGCTACCGGTAGGGCAACTTGTCCTCAGCAGCGATAAACGAGGCAACAACGAACTGCTCGACCTGGCCAACGTATACGTGCGTTCTTCCTTTACCTCTATCCCCGGCCTGGTAGGTTCCACCCCCTTCGGTGGTAACATGCGTACCGTGGTGATCAAAGCAGATCCTGAGCTGCTGCGCTCTCACAATATGACACCGGACCAGCTGGTGGAGGCCCTCCGGCTCAACAACCAGACGGCGCCCTCCGGCAACGTGCGTATCGGTGATAAAAACTATCTCACACCTGCCAATACCACTATCAAAACCATCAGGGATTTTGAAGATATCCCGCTGTTCAAAAGCGGTGTGCAGAACCTCTATCTCCGTGATGTGGCCACCGTGGAAGACGGTGCGGATGTGAGCACCAGCTACGCGCTGATCAACGGCAAGCGCTCCGTATACGTGAGTATTGCCAAAGCGGCCGACGCCTCCACCTGGGAAGTGGTGCAGAACCTGAAAAAAGCCCTGCCAAAGATTCAGGCCCAGCTGCCGGAAGATGTGAAGCTGAGTTATGAATTTGACCAGTCCACCTATGTGATCAATTCCGTTAAAAGCCTGTTGTCTGAAGGAGCGATCGGCGCCATCCTTACCGGTCTGATGGTATTGCTGTTCCTCGGTGATGCCCGCGGGGCGCTGATCGTGATCCTGACCATCCCTGCCTCCATCATCTCCGGCATCCTGTTTCTGAGCCTGTTCGGGCAGACCATCAACATCATGACGCTGAGCGGGCTGGCACTGGCCATCGGTATCCTGGTGGACGAAAGTACGGTGACCATCGAGAACATCCACCAGCACCTCGACCTGGGCAAGCCCAAGTCGCTCGCCATCTGGGACGCCTGTAAGGAAATCGCTTTCCCCAAACTGCTCATCCTGTTTTGTATCCTCGCCGTGTTTGCCCCCGCATTTACCATGGGCGGCATCCCCGGCTCACTGTTCCTCCCGCTGGCGCTGGCCATCGGCTTCAGTATGGTCGTGTCTTATTTCCTGGCGCAGACGTTTGTGCCGGTGATGGCCAACTGGATCATGAAATCCAAACATCACCATAAAAAAGATGGTGCTGTGATGACCGATGCAGAGGAGTTCGCCGCAGCCGGCCTCAGTTCCCATGATGAAGGCAATACCTGGGAGCAGAAAAAAGCCCTCGTGGAAAGGGAAGACAGCAACCGTGACGGAAAGGTCAGCCGTTTCGAAAAGATCCGTCAGCGCTACCTCCGCTTCATCGACCGGATGATGCCTTACCGCAAAGTGATCGTAACGGCCTATCTCGTCATCAGCGCGCTCATCGTGGCCTTCCAGATGAACATCATCGGCCGAGACGTACTGCCGAAGGTGAACAGCGGCCAGTTCCAGGTAAGGCTCCGCCAGCCGGACGGTACCCGCATCGAACAAACGGAAAAGAAAACCATCGCGGTGATCAACGCCGTGAATGATATCGTCGGAAAAGAGAATGTGTCCATCACGTCCGCTTTCGTCGGCACGCACCCGCAACTGTTCTCCACCGCGCCTATCTTCCTCTGGATGGCCGGTCCGCAGGAGTCGGTATTGCAGGTGGCGCTGAAAGAGGACTATCATGTAAACCTCGATGAGCTGAAAGATAAAATCCGCGACCGCGTAAAACAGATCGACCCGGTGATGAAATTATCTTTCGAGCCGATTGAGCTGACCGATAAGATCCTCAGCCAGGGCTCACCCACACCGATAGAAGTGCGTTTCTCCGGCAGAAATAAAAAGCTGAACCTGGAATACGCCATGAAGATGATTGATAAGCTCAAACAGATCCCTTACCTGCGGGATGTACAACTGGGCCAGTCCGTTAACTATCCGGCGCTGAATATCAATATCGACAGGGTGAGAGCGGCGCAGCTGGGGGTAGACGTGGGAGACATCTCCCGGTCGCTGATCGCCAGTACCTCTTCTTCCCGTCTGACAGAAAAAAATATATGGGTGGATGAAAAAGCGGGTATCAGCTACAACGTACAGGTACAGATACCTGAAAGCAAACTCGCTTCCCAGAATGACATCGGTGAAATACCTTTGCTGAAAAATTCATCCAGGCCTATCCTGAGCGACGTGGCCACTATTACCCCCGAAAGCACCTACGGAGAGAATGACAACCTCGGGGCAATGCCCATGTTAACGGTAACGGCTAACCTGAATAACACCGACCTGGGCACTGCCTCCAAAGATGTGCAGAAAGCCATAGACTCCTTCGGCGAGCTGCCGCGCGGACTGAACGTGGACCTGATTGGTCTCAGCAGCACCCTCATTGATACCCTGGGCAGCCTGCAAAGCGGTCTGCTGGTAGCGGTAGTGGTGATCTTCCTGATGCTGGCGGCCAATTTCCAGTCATTCAAAGTGTCTGCCATCGTATTGGCCACCGTACCGGCCGTACTGTTGGGATCGCTGTCGCTGCTGATGATGACCGGCTCCACGCTGAACCTGCAATCCTATATGGGAATGATCATGTCAGTGGGCGTGTCTATCTCGAACGCGGTACTGCTGATCACCAATGCGGAGCAGATCCGGAAGACCAACGGCAACGCGCTGGTATCCGCCAAAGAAGCTGCCGCGCTGCGTATGCGCCCTATCGCCATGACAGCCCTCGCGATGGTGGTGGGTATGATACCGATGGCCAGCGGGCTGGGCGAAGCCGGCGATCAGTCGTCGCCACTGGGCCGTGCCGTTATCGGCGGACTGGTAGCTTCCACTTTCGCCGCCCTGTTCATTTTACCGCTGGTATTTGCATGGGGACAAGGAAAAGCAACTACACAGAGTGTTTCGCTCGATCCGGAAGATGAAGAAAGTAAGCATTATATTCCCATGAAAGGATAA
- a CDS encoding response regulator transcription factor encodes MKVLVVEDSKEIASSIHDFLVREGYICELAYSFDEAQEKLLLYSYDCVLLDIMLPDGNGLELLKFMKEQGIQSGVLIISAKDAMDDKIRGLEGGGDDYITKPFHLPELHARLRAIYRRKKLSGSNIITFNEITLNTDTLEASINGLLLDITRKEFDLLLYLVVNKNRVLSRQSIATHLWGDYTDNLANFDFVYQHIKNLRKKISAANGADYIDTVYGLGYKFNASKV; translated from the coding sequence ATGAAAGTGTTAGTAGTAGAAGATAGTAAAGAAATTGCCAGCAGCATCCACGATTTTCTCGTCAGAGAAGGATATATCTGCGAGCTGGCTTATAGTTTTGATGAAGCGCAGGAGAAGTTATTGCTGTATTCATATGACTGTGTATTGCTCGATATTATGTTGCCCGATGGTAATGGGCTGGAGCTGTTGAAATTTATGAAGGAACAGGGCATCCAGAGCGGCGTACTGATCATCTCCGCCAAAGATGCCATGGACGATAAAATAAGGGGCCTGGAGGGCGGGGGAGACGACTACATCACCAAACCATTCCACCTGCCCGAATTACATGCGCGGCTCAGGGCCATTTACCGGCGTAAAAAACTGTCGGGCAGCAACATCATCACCTTTAATGAGATCACCCTTAACACCGATACGCTGGAAGCCTCCATCAACGGGCTATTGCTGGACATCACCCGCAAGGAGTTTGACCTCCTGCTATACCTGGTGGTCAACAAAAACAGGGTGCTCTCCCGACAGTCGATAGCCACCCACCTGTGGGGCGACTATACCGATAATTTAGCTAATTTTGATTTCGTATATCAGCATATCAAAAATCTTCGTAAGAAAATCAGCGCGGCAAACGGAGCGGATTATATAGATACGGTGTATGGCCTGGGTTATAAATTTAATGCTTCCAAAGTATGA
- a CDS encoding TolC family protein, giving the protein MIGNKYWLILLFLIGVHSTSVKAQQVLTLKDAIQTAINNYGTIKAKSNYAAASKTSIDQAKRDYLPNLNVSVQQDYGTINGQNGPLYGFGGLAAASSGAPLQDQNWNAAFGGLYLTNINWDFFAFGRAKEKIKTAQAVAARDNKDWQQEIFQHEVKVAAAYLNLVAAQKLTLSYQKNLNRADTFRQVVVTRVKNGLSAGVDSSQANAEVSGAKIALTKAIDFEQTQSNLLAQLMGVPAGHFALDTFLVSRVPAMLNDTASIESHPLLQWYKSRIALSDEQSKYYRTLMYPAFSLVGVLQTRGSGFDAGYGAQNLNAYTHAYWDGVKPTRTNYLIGVGVTWNLTQPLRISRQVRAQQQISTGLQAEYDLADQQLRAQLQLSDTKIANALDNYHEVPAQVKAASDAYLQKSVLYRNGLTNLVDVTQALYALIRAETDRDIAYSNVWQALLLKASASGDFNMFAKEL; this is encoded by the coding sequence ATGATTGGAAATAAATACTGGCTGATCCTTCTTTTTCTGATTGGTGTTCATTCAACTTCCGTGAAAGCCCAGCAGGTACTTACATTGAAAGATGCTATTCAAACAGCGATTAATAATTACGGTACCATTAAGGCTAAATCCAACTATGCTGCGGCTTCCAAAACGAGCATAGATCAGGCAAAGAGAGATTATCTGCCTAACCTTAACGTCTCCGTGCAACAGGATTATGGTACCATCAACGGTCAGAATGGTCCGCTGTACGGCTTCGGCGGCCTTGCCGCCGCTTCCTCCGGCGCTCCGCTGCAGGACCAGAACTGGAACGCCGCCTTCGGTGGTCTGTACCTCACCAATATTAACTGGGACTTCTTCGCATTTGGCCGCGCCAAAGAAAAAATAAAAACAGCACAAGCAGTTGCCGCCCGCGATAATAAAGACTGGCAACAAGAGATTTTTCAGCACGAAGTAAAGGTGGCAGCTGCTTATTTAAACCTCGTGGCCGCGCAGAAACTGACGCTGTCCTATCAGAAAAACCTGAACAGGGCCGACACTTTCCGGCAGGTGGTGGTGACCCGCGTTAAAAACGGCCTGAGCGCCGGTGTGGACTCCTCACAGGCCAACGCCGAGGTGTCCGGCGCAAAGATCGCCCTCACCAAGGCCATCGACTTTGAACAGACACAGTCCAACCTGCTGGCCCAGCTGATGGGCGTTCCTGCAGGTCACTTTGCACTGGATACCTTCCTCGTGTCCCGGGTGCCGGCCATGCTGAATGATACTGCCAGCATCGAAAGCCATCCGCTGCTGCAGTGGTACAAGAGCCGTATCGCCCTGAGCGACGAGCAGTCTAAATACTACCGCACGCTGATGTACCCTGCCTTTTCACTGGTAGGCGTACTGCAAACCAGGGGATCCGGTTTTGACGCCGGTTACGGCGCACAAAACCTCAACGCCTATACGCACGCCTACTGGGACGGAGTAAAGCCTACCCGCACCAACTACCTGATCGGCGTGGGCGTTACGTGGAACCTTACGCAGCCGCTGCGCATCTCCCGGCAGGTGAGGGCACAACAACAGATCAGCACAGGCCTGCAGGCCGAATATGATCTGGCAGACCAACAGCTGCGCGCCCAGCTGCAACTGTCGGACACCAAAATCGCCAACGCGCTGGACAACTACCATGAGGTGCCGGCACAGGTGAAAGCCGCTTCTGACGCCTATCTTCAGAAGTCGGTCCTGTACCGCAACGGCCTCACCAACCTGGTAGACGTGACACAGGCGCTGTATGCGCTCATCAGGGCAGAAACAGACCGCGACATCGCCTATAGCAACGTATGGCAGGCGCTGTTGCTCAAAGCCTCCGCTTCCGGCGACTTTAACATGTTTGCAAAAGAACTCTAA
- a CDS encoding sensor histidine kinase: MKLVDKFTLWFIGVIVVTTPITSYICLNNIERKIDDVEIARLKTVNMKAAARMTDGSSVNIPRDASFTTFTLLPTLPADSFRIRKDPDPDGNHKSLESRLTVSTFMNINGKAYEVTTSSYIPASRQILNAILDTVAWKLLLIILCVAVSARFLSQHILHTLRLTMKKIHNFDLKKKITFPQTNTAEFKELNTFLKKMTDRAVEEYTAVKQFSENASHELQTPLAVIRGKLELLSETNIDECQATLLADMHHAIEKLSKINRSLILLSKMENNEFAVTEHIKFCRVAKDVLAAYEDRLEMKNIEVKRELDKNIQLRIHPVLADMLMNNLLGNAIRHNVQDGMIHIILKQQKLVIKNTGLPPETPPEELFERFRKSNQCSESVGLGLAIVKQICEVCDFKVSYRYKAPLHILQVDFCPESVINEAEQDKFETAAVVTA, from the coding sequence ATGAAACTGGTTGATAAATTTACATTGTGGTTTATTGGCGTGATTGTGGTCACCACACCCATCACTTCCTATATCTGTCTGAACAATATAGAGAGAAAGATAGACGATGTGGAGATAGCCCGCCTGAAAACGGTCAATATGAAAGCGGCAGCCCGCATGACCGATGGCTCGTCGGTCAACATACCACGGGATGCTTCCTTCACCACCTTTACCCTGCTGCCAACGCTGCCGGCCGACAGCTTCCGTATCCGGAAAGATCCCGACCCCGACGGCAACCACAAAAGCCTGGAGAGCCGCCTCACCGTCAGCACCTTCATGAACATCAACGGTAAGGCCTATGAAGTGACCACCTCCAGCTATATCCCGGCATCCCGTCAGATCCTCAACGCCATCCTGGATACCGTGGCCTGGAAACTGCTGCTGATCATCCTCTGTGTGGCCGTGTCCGCGCGCTTCCTGTCCCAACACATCCTGCACACCCTGCGGCTCACCATGAAAAAAATCCACAACTTCGACCTGAAGAAAAAGATCACTTTCCCGCAGACCAATACGGCGGAATTCAAAGAGCTGAATACCTTCCTGAAAAAAATGACGGATCGGGCGGTGGAAGAATATACGGCGGTAAAACAGTTCAGCGAAAACGCCTCCCACGAGCTGCAAACCCCGCTGGCAGTGATCCGCGGCAAACTGGAACTGCTCAGCGAAACCAATATCGACGAATGCCAGGCCACCCTGTTGGCCGATATGCACCACGCGATCGAAAAGCTGTCGAAGATCAACCGCTCGCTGATCCTCCTGTCTAAAATGGAGAACAACGAATTTGCGGTGACGGAACATATTAAGTTCTGCCGCGTGGCCAAAGACGTGCTGGCTGCGTATGAAGACAGGCTGGAGATGAAAAATATTGAAGTCAAAAGAGAACTGGACAAAAACATCCAGCTCAGGATACATCCGGTACTGGCAGATATGCTGATGAACAACCTGCTGGGCAACGCTATCCGTCACAACGTGCAGGACGGCATGATCCACATCATTCTGAAACAACAGAAGCTGGTGATCAAAAATACGGGCCTGCCTCCGGAAACCCCGCCGGAAGAACTGTTTGAGCGCTTCCGCAAAAGCAACCAGTGCAGCGAAAGCGTAGGTCTCGGTCTGGCTATCGTAAAACAGATTTGCGAAGTGTGTGACTTTAAGGTGTCTTACCGGTACAAAGCCCCGTTGCATATTTTACAAGTAGACTTTTGTCCGGAAAGTGTCATTAACGAGGCGGAACAAGATAAATTTGAAACAGCGGCGGTTGTGACCGCATAA